GCATGAGCCGTTAGAATATATTCTTGGATATACAGAGTTTATGGGTTTGCCTATTAAGGTTGAAAAAGGCGTTCTTATTCCCAGGCCAGAAACAGAAGACCTTGTTGTCAAAGCTGAGCATTATATTTCTAGAATGCCTGGTGTGCAGGCTATTATTGATGTGGGGACTGGTTCGGGAGCCATTGCTATTTATTTAAAAAAGAAATTTCCAGACACTTCTGTTTTTGCTACAGATATTTCTCTGGACGCAATTAATGTTGCCAAGAGTAATGCTTTGGCAAATAAAGTTGATATAAATTTTCAAAATATCCCTTTTTTTGATAGTGAAAAGATTAGTGAAAATCTTCCTTTAGTTATTGTGACAAATCCACCATATATTCGTAGTGCTGATATTCCAACACTGCAACCTGAAGTTAAAGATTTTGAGCCTATCTTAGCTTTGGACGGTGGTGACGATGGTCTTACTGTGATTAAAGATCTTTTAGTGCGAGCGCTGGAATTAAAGTGTAATGTAAGTATTTTTATGGAGATAGGCTATGATCAGGCTGCAGACGTAAGGTTTATTTGTGAAAAATTGCTAATTTTTGATGTAACTTTTTTTGAGGATTTTAACCATGTTGAGCGTATTGCGAAAATTGATATTAAAGCTAATTGATAAGGTATTTCCTCATAAGTGCATAATTTGTGGGGCTGTATCCGAGTCAAGAATTTGTGGAGAATGTGTACCCAAAGCCCCCAAGATAACTAAGTTTGGGGATGGACTATTTTATTTGTATAAATATTCGGGTTCAGTCAAGAAAATGATACATGCCTTGAAGTTTGAAAAAGAAAAAAATATAGCAAAGTTGTTTGCTAGCAAAATGGACAAAGCTTTTTTTGATAATTATGACCTTGTGATACCGGTTCCTTGTCATTGGTTTCGAACATTGCACCGAGGATTTTTTCATGTGCGGGAATTGTTTGGGAATGTGCCTCATTACAAAGAAGGCATAGCTTATAGAAAGAGAAACACTGGAGTTTTATTTAAAAAAGGTAGAGCAGAGAGAGAAAGAACCATGAAAAATGTTTTTAAAGTTAGAAATGGTAATGGCATAATGGGAAAAAGAATTCTCGTTGTGGATGATATTTACACATCGGGAACAACGTATAATGAGATCAAAAAGGAACTAGAGAAGTATTCGCCTAGTAAAGTGGAAGGATTGTTTTTATGCAGAGCGTAACAGATTTTATTCAAAGACATTTAATTAAGGTTAGGAAGCCTTCGCAATATATTGCGCATGAAATGAATATAGTTAAGAAGGATTGGAAAGAGGTAAAGGCTAAGATTTGCTTAGTGTATCCTGATAGGTACGAAATTGGCATGAGCAATTTAGCCTTACAGATATTCTATGATTTAATCAACCGTAAGTCAGCGCATGTATTAGAGCGATGTTTTTTGCCTGACAGCGACATGGAAGAGATGTTAAAGGAAAGGAAAGTTCCTTTATTTTCTTTAGAGTCTAGCAAAGCCCTTAGCGAGTTTGACGCACTTGCTTTTTCTTTTTCTACAGAGCTAAGTTTCACTAATGCTTTGCTCGCTTTAGATCTAGCATTTATTCCATTGCTAGCAAAAGATAGGTTAGCAGCGGAAGAAATGCCTATTGTTTATGCTGGTGGTGGCGGGGTTTCTAATCCTTTGCCTATGAGTATTTTTTTTGATTTTATAGTTATTGGTGATGGTGAAGATGCTTTTGTTGAGATTGCGGATATGATTTATGAGCTTAAATATGTAAAGAAGTTTTCTAAACTGCAAATTTTAGAAGAGATAAACAAAAAACCTTGGGCCTATGTTCCAGATTTGGGTAAGAAGGTTGTTAAAAGGAATGTTTATACTGGTTTTCTAGAGGAAAAACTCCTAACTGAGCCTCTTGTGCCTCTTATTGATGTTGTCCATGGTAGATTTAGCTTGGAAATAATGAAGGGTTGTCCTCGTGTTTGTCGGTTTTGTCAGGCTTCGTACATTAATAAACCATTGAGGATTAGGGATAAAGATAAGTTGATTGAGCAAGGAATGAAGGTAATTGAAAAAACCGGTTATCAGGAGCTATCTTTATCTTCCTTGAGCTCTGGTGACCATCCACAGATCATTTCTTTGCTAAAGGAATTAAATCAGGAATGTTATGAACGACAAGTGTCTTTGAGCCTTCCTTCGTTAAGGGTAGATTCTTTTACTGATGAACTTTCATTTATGATGAATAAAGTTAGACAAACAGGTGTAACTATTGCGCCAGAGGCTGGTAGTCAGTTTTTGCGTGATGTAATAAAAAAGCAAATAACAGAAGAAGATATTTTAAGAACAGCTAAGTTTGCGTCTTTAAATAGTAATAAGAGTATCAAAATGTATTTTATGATTGGTTTACCAAGGGAAACGACCAAAGACTTAGAAGAGTTGGTCGCGTTGGTATATAAAATTATGGATTATATCAAGCCAAAGAAGAATAAATTGATAATTAATATCTCCAATTTTGTTCCTAAACCTTTTACGCCTTTTCAGTGGTGTGCGCAAGATAGCGTGGAAGTGCTAGAGGAGAAGCTTTCATTTTTCAAGTCGAATTTAAGGCATAGACAAATGGAACTAAGATGGACAGATACGAATTTGAGTAAGCTAGAATCTATTCTTAGCCGTGGTGATGAAAAAGTAGCAGGCCTTGTTTTGCGAGCTTATCAGAATGGTGCGAGCTTTGATTCTTGGTATGATCGGTTTAAATATGATATTTGGGATAAATCAGCGGAAGAGCTGGGTTTAGACGTAGACAAGTATTTAAAGGGTTACGATTTAAGTGAAGAGCTCCCTTGGAGTTTTATTGATATGGTTGTTACAAAGGACTATTTAGAAAAAGAGTATAAGTCAGCTTATGCCGTAGATAATCCTGCAGTTACTCCTATATCTTCTTAAGGCTTAGATCTGGTCAGAGTGTTTTTTTGTTTTACAGAGTAATTGCTTGGTCGTCGAGTAATTGCGTTAGTAATTGTATCGAGATGTAGAACTGTATTGAGCTTGCCTGCACTGAGTCCGTCGAAGTATGGAAGCAAGCCAATGAACCATTGAACGATTGAACGATTGAACTGTATACTATATCTATGCCTAAACAAAAGAAAAGTAAGCGTTATAAATATAAATTGGACGCAGTTTTGAAAGTTAGAAACATCAGAGAGGCATTGCAAAAAGAAGAAGTTGCAAAAGCTCAGAGGGCAGTAGTAGAAGAACGAGAGAAAGAACGCGTAATTATTGCAGAGCAAGATCAAGAAAACAATCAGATTTTAGATATTTATAATGGGCTCAAGCCTTTCGATTTTACGGAGATACAATTACGGAAGTATCATTTAGAAGTTTTAAAAGAAAAGTTTGATGAACAAAAGAAGCGAACAATCAAAGCTGAAGACAGGAAAAAAGAAGAAGACAAAAAGTTGCTTAAGGCCTTAAAAGATAGGAAGATTTTAGATAAAGACAAAGAGAAAAAACGTCTGGAGTGGAAAAAAATGATGGACAAAGAGGAATCTAAGTTCTTGGATGATATTTCTGTTTCTAGGTTTTTTCGAGCAAATAAGGAAGTGCAATGAGTCTAGAAAACATAGGGGCGCATACTGTAAAACAGATGAATAAGGCCAATCGTTCTGAGCAAACACAACAGCATTCGCAAGCACAACAGATGGACAAATTGCTAAACACGCACAATCACATCATGACAAAAATTCTGCAGCAAGGTCTTTCCATTCCTAAGGATACTTTTGAAAAAATCCAACGGGAAGCAAGCCCTTTAAAAAGAGTCTTTTTTGGTTTAGATAACCAATTGTTTGAGCCTGGCATGTTGCCTTCTAATCAGGATGAATTTGTTGTTTTTTATACCAAAACTTTACCAGTAGTTGTTCCTACGTTGTTCTTTGAAAGTGGTGATAATCAAGCAGAAATTTATGCTGAAGGATTAACTTTGAATTTACTGAAGAGTGACAACTGGTGGGATTACGAGAAATATGATGTTGAGTTTTCCAAGTTTTTAAAAGTAGGATTGGTTTTTTTCTCACATGATAACTATATAAAGAAGGAAAGTATTAAAGAAATAAAAATAGTAACAAACCCTTATCTTCCAGAGAAAGCAATTGTCTTTTCCATGAGTTGCAACTTCTTTGCATTATTAATGTTTTTTTATACGAATAAGCAATATTTTCAGGATATTAATACAGGCATTCATGCTTTCTTAAGGTTTGTTGCAAAAAAATGAAATATCATGTTCCAGTTTTAGCCGAGGAAGTAATTAAGTATCTTGAGCCTGAAAAGGGAAATCTTGTTTTAGATTGTACTTTAGGTGGCGGTGGTCATGCTTCTATAATATTAGAAAAATTTCCCAATATAACTTATTATGGCTTAGACCAAGACAAGGATGCTTTAAATTTTGTAAAAAATAAACTTTCAGACAAGAGACTAAGGCTAGTTCACGGTAATTTTTCAGAAGTTTCTAAGATTTTTAATAAGATTAAGTTTGATAGAGTTTTAATAGACCTTGGTGTTTCTTCTTTCCAGTTAGACGAAGCTAAACGGGGTTTTTCTTATATGAACGAAGGTCCACTGGATATGAGGATGGATCAGTCCAGTAGCAAGACAACAGCAGAACAGATACTAAGAGACTATGATGAGGAACGTTTAGCAGATATCTTTTACGAGTTTGGTGAGGAAAGGAAAAGTAGGATTATCGCAGCTGAAATTGTCAGGGCGAGAAGCATAGCTCCTTTAACTAAAACAACAGAGTTGGTTGCCCTTATTCATAAAGTTATTTATGGGGGTTATCAACAAAAGCAAAGCTCTGTAAAAAGAGTTTTTCAGGCATTAAGGATAGAGGTCAACGGAGAGCTTGAGATTTTAGAAAAAGCTTTAATTGATTTATGGTCGTTGCTTAATAGTAAAGGTAGAATACTTGTCATAACCTTTCATTCTTTGGAAGACAGGATAGTGAAAAATGTTTTCAAAACTTTGATTACTAACGGTGATGGTTTAAAATTGACCCAAGGGGCAATCCCTCCTAAGTGGGCGGAAGTTAAAACTAACAGTAGGTCAAAAAGTGCAAGATTAAGAGGAATAGAGAAAAAATAAATGGAACGTTCAAAATTAAACTTTCGGATAATGTTAACTGCTTTTTTGCTTGTAGTTTTTTTGTTGGTTATTCACACAATTAATATAAATTTGAATTACTCTCTTCAAGCCGCACAAAATAGATATAATAAGTTGTTGGAAG
This genomic stretch from Candidatus Margulisiibacteriota bacterium harbors:
- the rsmH gene encoding 16S rRNA (cytosine(1402)-N(4))-methyltransferase RsmH, with protein sequence MKYHVPVLAEEVIKYLEPEKGNLVLDCTLGGGGHASIILEKFPNITYYGLDQDKDALNFVKNKLSDKRLRLVHGNFSEVSKIFNKIKFDRVLIDLGVSSFQLDEAKRGFSYMNEGPLDMRMDQSSSKTTAEQILRDYDEERLADIFYEFGEERKSRIIAAEIVRARSIAPLTKTTELVALIHKVIYGGYQQKQSSVKRVFQALRIEVNGELEILEKALIDLWSLLNSKGRILVITFHSLEDRIVKNVFKTLITNGDGLKLTQGAIPPKWAEVKTNSRSKSARLRGIEKK
- a CDS encoding radical SAM protein, which produces MQSVTDFIQRHLIKVRKPSQYIAHEMNIVKKDWKEVKAKICLVYPDRYEIGMSNLALQIFYDLINRKSAHVLERCFLPDSDMEEMLKERKVPLFSLESSKALSEFDALAFSFSTELSFTNALLALDLAFIPLLAKDRLAAEEMPIVYAGGGGVSNPLPMSIFFDFIVIGDGEDAFVEIADMIYELKYVKKFSKLQILEEINKKPWAYVPDLGKKVVKRNVYTGFLEEKLLTEPLVPLIDVVHGRFSLEIMKGCPRVCRFCQASYINKPLRIRDKDKLIEQGMKVIEKTGYQELSLSSLSSGDHPQIISLLKELNQECYERQVSLSLPSLRVDSFTDELSFMMNKVRQTGVTIAPEAGSQFLRDVIKKQITEEDILRTAKFASLNSNKSIKMYFMIGLPRETTKDLEELVALVYKIMDYIKPKKNKLIINISNFVPKPFTPFQWCAQDSVEVLEEKLSFFKSNLRHRQMELRWTDTNLSKLESILSRGDEKVAGLVLRAYQNGASFDSWYDRFKYDIWDKSAEELGLDVDKYLKGYDLSEELPWSFIDMVVTKDYLEKEYKSAYAVDNPAVTPISS
- the prmC gene encoding peptide chain release factor N(5)-glutamine methyltransferase, whose product is MDEVWTVKKLLDWSAVYFKNKGIEPAKLTSQLLLSHILKLPKLHLFLQFDRPLNPKELADYKVLLLKRAEHEPLEYILGYTEFMGLPIKVEKGVLIPRPETEDLVVKAEHYISRMPGVQAIIDVGTGSGAIAIYLKKKFPDTSVFATDISLDAINVAKSNALANKVDINFQNIPFFDSEKISENLPLVIVTNPPYIRSADIPTLQPEVKDFEPILALDGGDDGLTVIKDLLVRALELKCNVSIFMEIGYDQAADVRFICEKLLIFDVTFFEDFNHVERIAKIDIKAN
- a CDS encoding phosphoribosyltransferase family protein; protein product: MYKYSGSVKKMIHALKFEKEKNIAKLFASKMDKAFFDNYDLVIPVPCHWFRTLHRGFFHVRELFGNVPHYKEGIAYRKRNTGVLFKKGRAERERTMKNVFKVRNGNGIMGKRILVVDDIYTSGTTYNEIKKELEKYSPSKVEGLFLCRA